One genomic window of Mercenaria mercenaria strain notata chromosome 2, MADL_Memer_1, whole genome shotgun sequence includes the following:
- the LOC123562000 gene encoding hypoxia-inducible factor 1-alpha inhibitor-like, giving the protein MATNENQSESRTSPVTSYDFPLKKIPKRSCKDPEAIEFIRKSEPVILTDTNLVASALHWNLRYLADHMGDGNFTVYKSNSHKFKYYSDKKCKMVKEFKPPTQQTEMTFSEFAALLRQKQKEKHSNERIYLQQALNDSVGKTIVYDFVNFNWGWLNEQQKLNNWGPLTSNLLLVGMEGNVTPVHYDEQENFFAQIYGHKRFMLFHPDQYKNLYPYPVYHPHDRQSQVDLDCPDYKKFPNARNLTGYEGIVGPGDVLYIPMYWWHDVESLKDQGETISVNFWYMSGPVDQIETQISAQQKMARDKKF; this is encoded by the exons ATGGCTACAAACGAAAatcaaagtgaaagtagaacaTCTCCTGTTACCTCATACGatttccctttaaaaaagatACCAAAACGTTCTTGTAAAGATCCAGAAGCAATAGAATTTATCAGAAAATCG GAACCTGTGATATTGACCGATACAAATTTGGTGGCCTCGGCCCTCCACTGGAATCTTCGCTACCTAGCGGATCATATGGGAGATGGAAATTTTACAGTGTACAAATCAAACTCGCACAAGTTCAAATATTACAGTGATAAGAAATGCAAAATGGTTAAAGAGTTTAAACCGCCTACTCAGCAAACAGAGATGACATTTAGCGAGTTTGCAGCGCTGTtgagacaaaaacaaaaagaaaaacattctaatGAAAG GATATATTTACAACAGGCATTAAATGACTCTGTAGGAAAGACAATAGTGTatgattttgtaaatttcaactgGGGCTGGCTGAATGAGCAACAGAAATTAAACAACTGGGGACCTCTGACATCTAACCTCTTACTGGTTGGTATGGAAG GAAATGTTACTCCTGTACATTATGATGAACAAGAGAATTTCTTTGCTCAGATTTACGGGCATAAAAGATTTATGTTATTCCATCCAGACCAGTATAAAAACCTTTATCCATATCCAGTCTATCACCCACATGATCGTCAAAGCCAG GTTGATCTTGACTGTCCTGACTACAAAAAATTTCCAAATGCACGTAATTTAACTGGTTACGAAGGTATCGTAGGACCTGGAGATGTCCTCTACATTCCAATGTACTG GTGGCATGATGTGGAATCTTTAAAAGATCAAGGGGAGACAATTTCT